CGCACGATGCAAGGACGATTTGTCGACTTTAAACTCGCCGCGATAAGACTGATGCGTGAGAAATCGAGGCTCGATAACCTAGGGGGGAAGAGCACAGATCTCTCAAACACGCATAGAGACGCGTAGGGCTCACGGACTTACCGTTGAGGGACCAAATGTGCGAAGGCAAGCTGTGAGCGGCATAAACGCGACCACTCTCCTCGTCCGTATCGTCGGAATCGAGCTGTGGCAGACCGAGCGCCTGGCCGACTCCAACTCCGACCGAGGTGGAGAGGCCAGCCTGCTCGGCGGAGGAGAGGTCCGGCACGGAACTCAGTGAGCGTGCACGCTGTCTACTGTCCCCGGACATACGCGAGTTCTGCGACTGACTGGCTTGCTGGTGCTGATGCTGGAGCATGCCCACGCCGCCAGGCAGGGAGCGGAGCATGGAGAAGCCCTGCATCGCGGTCTCGTTGGCCCCAGTGGAGGACTGACCGTTACCACCAGCGGATTGTGCCACGGTGCTCGCCTTGGCTCCCATCCCAGTTACgagttgaatttaaaaaatagtcgTCCACACCACGTGTCCGTTCCGCTCCCGCACTGTCCAGCACCTCCCCGGCGATCAATTTTCACTTGTCACCCGCCGGCGGTCAGCACacggcggcgacggtggcggtGCGAAACCAGGTGCGAAAAACGAAAGAAAGGGGGGAACGCGCGCGACCGTCGCGGGGTCTTCCCGCGGATGTCTCCAGGTCCTGGCAGTggtacacgcgcacacacatacactgcGGGCAAGCCACAGTGTCCTCGCACCTTC
The window above is part of the Solenopsis invicta isolate M01_SB chromosome 8, UNIL_Sinv_3.0, whole genome shotgun sequence genome. Proteins encoded here:
- the LOC105207993 gene encoding E3 ubiquitin-protein ligase ZNRF1, encoding MGAKASTVAQSAGGNGQSSTGANETAMQGFSMLRSLPGGVGMLQHQHQQASQSQNSRMSGDSRQRARSLSSVPDLSSAEQAGLSTSVGVGVGQALGLPQLDSDDTDEESGRVYAAHSLPSHIWSLNGLKCPVCSKFILPDDIECHLVMCLTKPRLSYNEDVLTDGKGECVICLEELQSGDLIARLPCLCIYHKNCIDKWFQVNRSCPEHPGD